A region from the Streptomyces sp. 3214.6 genome encodes:
- a CDS encoding ROK family transcriptional regulator — translation MAGTAGTPGTPRVLRAMNDRAALDLLLAHGPLSRTRIGKLTGLSKPTASQLLARLEAAGLVLATGTTEGRPGPNAQLYEVNPAAAYAAGLDVTPERVLAAVADVTGRTVGTYEVPTPGRKTAGAVVRQVTDALDGAVKAAHLTRDDVRRLVVATPGAFDPTTGRLRYASHLPGWHSPTLLDDLAAALPMPVEYENDVNLAAVAEQRLGAARDHEDFVLLWNEGGLGAALVLGGRLHRGWTGGAGEVGFLPVPGAPLVRQVTKANSGGYQELAGSQAIPQLARELGMTGIPSGPYAEVAAGLVERAAAEDTVLNRLLLQTYATRLATGLASLVSVLDPELVVLSGASLTAGGETLRALVQAELEELAASRPKLVMGDVTEQPVLRGALESALAATRDEVFDTSR, via the coding sequence ATGGCAGGAACCGCCGGTACGCCGGGCACGCCGCGCGTCCTGCGCGCCATGAACGACCGCGCCGCCCTCGACCTCCTGCTGGCGCACGGCCCCCTGTCGCGCACCCGCATCGGCAAGCTCACCGGCCTGTCCAAGCCCACCGCCTCACAGCTCCTGGCCCGCCTGGAGGCGGCGGGACTGGTTCTGGCCACCGGCACCACCGAGGGACGCCCGGGCCCCAACGCCCAGCTGTACGAGGTCAACCCGGCCGCCGCGTACGCCGCCGGTCTGGACGTCACCCCCGAACGCGTCCTCGCCGCCGTCGCCGACGTCACCGGCCGCACCGTGGGCACGTACGAGGTGCCCACGCCCGGCCGCAAGACCGCGGGGGCCGTCGTACGGCAGGTCACCGACGCCCTCGACGGCGCGGTGAAGGCCGCACACCTCACCCGGGACGACGTACGGCGGCTCGTCGTCGCCACCCCCGGCGCCTTCGACCCCACCACCGGCCGTCTGCGCTACGCCTCCCACCTGCCCGGCTGGCACTCCCCGACGCTGCTCGACGACCTCGCCGCAGCCCTGCCGATGCCGGTCGAGTACGAGAACGACGTCAACCTCGCCGCCGTCGCCGAACAACGGCTCGGCGCGGCCCGCGACCACGAGGACTTCGTCCTGCTGTGGAACGAGGGCGGTCTCGGCGCGGCCCTCGTCCTCGGCGGCCGGCTGCACCGTGGCTGGACCGGCGGCGCGGGCGAGGTGGGTTTCCTGCCGGTTCCCGGCGCACCCCTGGTCCGGCAGGTGACCAAAGCCAACAGCGGCGGCTACCAGGAACTGGCGGGCTCGCAGGCCATCCCCCAGCTCGCCCGGGAGCTCGGCATGACCGGCATCCCGTCCGGACCGTACGCCGAGGTCGCAGCCGGGCTCGTCGAGCGGGCCGCCGCCGAGGACACGGTCCTGAACCGGCTGCTGCTCCAGACGTACGCGACCCGGCTCGCGACCGGTCTCGCCTCGCTCGTCTCCGTACTCGACCCCGAACTCGTCGTCCTCAGCGGCGCCAGCCTGACCGCCGGCGGCGAGACACTGCGCGCCCTCGTCCAGGCCGAGCTGGAGGAGCTGGCCGCGTCCCGGCCGAAGCTGGTCATGGGCGACGTCACCGAACAGCCCGTCCTGCGCGGCGCGCTGGAGAGCGCGCTGGCCGCCACCCGCGACGAGGTCTTCGACACCTCGCGCTAG
- a CDS encoding mechanosensitive ion channel family protein, whose translation MSLPAVLLAADASPSPTPSESPTTVTVPSLQDAQESATNAASWVEQNWSTWLAIGLRVLLILAIAVVLRVVVQRAITKLIDRMNRTVASVDGTALGGLLVNTERRRQRSQAIGSVLRSVASFLILGTAALMVLATFEINLAPLLASAGVAGVAIGFGARNLVTDFLSGVFMILEDQYGVGDQIDAGVATGEVIEVGLRVTKLRGANGEIWYVRNGEVKRIGNLSQGWATAGVDVTVKASEDLDRVKATLDEVAEKMSKEEPWNELLWSPIEVLGLDSVLLDSMVVRVSAKTMPGKALSVERELRWRVKRAFDAADIRIVGGETVPLTADPADPTEAVAAPSVFSNADSPQHAAATPITPQRATTPQAK comes from the coding sequence GTGTCCTTGCCCGCCGTCCTACTGGCCGCCGACGCCTCGCCGTCGCCGACTCCCTCGGAGTCGCCGACCACGGTGACGGTCCCGTCCCTTCAGGACGCCCAGGAGAGCGCGACGAACGCGGCCAGCTGGGTCGAGCAGAACTGGTCGACGTGGCTGGCGATCGGCCTGAGGGTCCTGCTGATCCTCGCCATCGCCGTGGTGCTGAGAGTGGTGGTGCAGCGGGCGATCACCAAGCTGATCGACCGGATGAACCGCACCGTGGCGTCGGTCGACGGGACGGCGCTGGGCGGGCTGCTGGTCAACACCGAGCGGCGTCGTCAGCGCTCGCAGGCGATCGGCTCGGTGCTGCGTTCGGTGGCGAGTTTCCTGATCCTCGGCACGGCCGCACTGATGGTTCTGGCCACATTCGAGATCAACCTCGCCCCGCTGCTGGCCTCCGCGGGTGTCGCGGGCGTGGCGATCGGATTCGGCGCGCGCAACCTGGTCACGGACTTCCTCTCCGGCGTCTTCATGATCCTTGAGGACCAGTACGGCGTCGGTGACCAGATCGACGCGGGCGTGGCCACCGGCGAGGTCATAGAGGTGGGCCTGCGCGTGACCAAGCTGCGCGGCGCCAACGGTGAGATCTGGTACGTCCGCAACGGCGAGGTCAAGCGGATCGGCAATCTGTCGCAGGGCTGGGCGACGGCCGGCGTCGACGTCACCGTCAAGGCGTCGGAGGACCTCGACCGGGTCAAGGCCACGCTGGACGAGGTCGCCGAGAAGATGAGCAAGGAAGAGCCCTGGAACGAGCTCCTGTGGAGCCCGATCGAGGTCCTCGGTCTGGACAGCGTCCTGCTGGACTCGATGGTGGTCCGCGTCTCCGCGAAGACGATGCCGGGCAAGGCCCTCTCGGTCGAGCGGGAGCTGCGCTGGCGCGTCAAGCGCGCCTTCGACGCGGCCGACATCCGCATCGTGGGCGGCGAGACCGTCCCCCTCACGGCGGACCCGGCCGACCCCACGGAGGCGGTCGCGGCGCCGTCCGTGTTCTCCAACGCGGACTCCCCGCAGCACGCGGCGGCGACACCGATCACTCCGCAGCGGGCGACGACGCCTCAGGCGAAGTAA
- a CDS encoding HNH endonuclease: MPHVLVLNASYEPLGVVPLRRALILVLENKAVSLEESGAFMHSATVTVPAPSVVRLKRFVRVPYRGPVPLTRRALFARDGGRCMYCGGVATSVDHVIPRSRGGKHVWDNVVASCRRCNHVKADRHLVEIGWRLRHKPAPPSGLAWRIIGTGHRDPRWLPYLQPYGADDALARIDGISA; this comes from the coding sequence GTGCCGCATGTCCTGGTCCTCAACGCGTCGTACGAGCCGCTCGGCGTCGTACCGCTCCGCCGCGCGCTCATCCTCGTCCTGGAGAACAAGGCAGTCTCCCTGGAGGAATCCGGCGCCTTCATGCACAGCGCGACCGTCACAGTCCCCGCACCCAGCGTGGTCCGGCTCAAGCGATTCGTCCGGGTTCCCTATCGGGGGCCCGTACCTCTCACCCGTCGGGCGCTGTTCGCCCGGGACGGGGGCCGGTGCATGTACTGCGGTGGCGTCGCAACCAGCGTCGACCACGTCATCCCGCGCAGCCGCGGGGGCAAACACGTGTGGGACAACGTCGTGGCGTCCTGCCGCCGCTGCAACCACGTCAAGGCCGACCGGCACCTCGTCGAGATCGGCTGGCGGCTGCGCCACAAACCCGCTCCCCCCTCCGGCCTCGCCTGGCGCATCATCGGCACGGGCCATAGGGACCCGCGCTGGCTGCCGTACTTGCAGCCGTACGGCGCGGACGACGCCCTGGCCCGGATCGACGGCATCTCCGCCTAG
- the malQ gene encoding 4-alpha-glucanotransferase — protein sequence MTAPPGEELARLAALHGVGTSYQPSPDRTVTASAAAVTRALAALGVGADTPQAVRAALAARERELRERLLPPTVVCWSGSPCEALTALPEGSRLDVETEQGESHHAIGHAIGQAIDHAIDQLPLGVHQLTVTAPDGRTGGAHLVVAPPRLPTPAPTGRSYGLLVQLYSLLSRRSWGMGDLGDLGELTAWAGRALGAGFVQVNPLHAAVPGAPTDPSPYRPSSRRFPDPVHLRVEDVPEYAYLVQEQADRMGSLSERAGRLRETVLEKGELIDRDAVWELKREALELLARMPLGPGRRAAYCDFLAEQGQALEDHATWCALAEVHGPRWRQWPSGLRDPRSAETDRARGELMDRVDFHSRLAWLTDTQLTAVQRAAREAGMPVGIVHDLAVGVHPEGADAWAQQEYFAAGMSVGAPPDAFNARGQDWGLPPWRPDRLAASGYAPYRRLLRALFRYAGALRIDHVMGLFRLWWVPQGEPPTEGTYVRYDAEAMLAVLVLEASRAGSVVIGEDLGTVEPGVREALRERGVLGTSVLWFERDWDGDGRPLPPDRWRADCLATATTHDLPSTAARLTGEHVELRDRLGLLTRPLEEERAEAANDTAEWLALLTRLGLLAGTGGGSDRASEEAQVQAVHRFLASTPARMIGVWLPDGVGDRRPQNLPGTWDQYPNWRLPIADADGRPVTLEQLAASPRLRALIDVLRG from the coding sequence ATGACCGCGCCACCCGGAGAGGAACTCGCCCGGCTCGCCGCGCTGCACGGCGTCGGCACGTCCTACCAGCCCTCCCCGGACCGTACGGTCACGGCCTCGGCCGCCGCCGTCACCCGCGCCCTGGCCGCCCTCGGCGTCGGCGCGGACACCCCGCAGGCCGTCCGAGCCGCGCTCGCCGCCCGGGAACGGGAACTGCGCGAGCGACTGCTGCCGCCGACGGTGGTGTGCTGGAGCGGCAGCCCGTGCGAGGCGCTCACCGCCCTCCCCGAGGGCAGCCGACTCGACGTCGAGACCGAGCAGGGCGAGAGCCACCACGCGATCGGCCACGCGATCGGCCAAGCGATCGACCACGCGATCGATCAACTCCCGCTCGGGGTCCACCAGTTGACGGTCACCGCACCCGACGGGCGGACCGGCGGCGCCCACCTCGTCGTCGCCCCGCCCCGCCTGCCCACGCCCGCGCCCACGGGACGCTCGTACGGACTCCTCGTCCAGCTGTACTCCCTCCTCTCCCGCCGCTCCTGGGGCATGGGCGACCTCGGCGACCTCGGCGAGCTGACCGCCTGGGCCGGACGGGCGCTCGGCGCCGGGTTCGTGCAGGTCAACCCGTTGCACGCGGCCGTGCCCGGCGCCCCGACCGACCCCTCGCCCTACCGGCCCTCCTCGCGCCGCTTCCCCGATCCGGTGCACTTGCGCGTCGAGGACGTCCCCGAGTACGCGTACCTCGTCCAGGAGCAGGCCGACCGGATGGGATCGCTGTCCGAGCGCGCCGGGCGGTTGCGGGAAACCGTGCTGGAAAAAGGGGAGTTGATCGACCGGGACGCCGTGTGGGAGCTCAAGCGGGAGGCCCTGGAACTTCTCGCCCGAATGCCGCTCGGGCCCGGCCGGCGCGCCGCCTACTGCGACTTCCTCGCCGAGCAGGGCCAGGCCCTGGAGGACCACGCCACCTGGTGCGCTCTCGCCGAGGTGCACGGACCGCGGTGGCGGCAGTGGCCGTCCGGTCTGCGTGACCCGCGCTCCGCCGAGACGGACCGCGCCCGCGGGGAGTTGATGGACCGCGTCGACTTCCACTCCCGTCTCGCCTGGCTCACCGACACCCAGCTCACCGCCGTCCAGCGCGCCGCGCGCGAGGCGGGCATGCCCGTCGGGATCGTCCACGACCTGGCGGTCGGCGTGCATCCCGAGGGCGCCGACGCGTGGGCGCAGCAGGAGTACTTCGCGGCCGGGATGTCGGTCGGCGCCCCGCCGGACGCCTTCAACGCCCGCGGCCAGGACTGGGGCCTGCCGCCCTGGCGCCCCGACCGGCTGGCCGCGTCCGGCTACGCCCCCTACCGGCGACTGCTCAGGGCCCTCTTCCGCTACGCCGGGGCCCTGCGCATCGATCACGTCATGGGCCTGTTCCGCCTCTGGTGGGTCCCGCAGGGCGAACCGCCCACGGAGGGCACATACGTCCGTTACGACGCCGAGGCCATGCTCGCCGTCCTGGTGCTGGAGGCCTCGCGGGCCGGTTCGGTGGTGATCGGCGAGGACCTCGGCACCGTCGAGCCGGGCGTCCGGGAGGCGCTGCGTGAACGCGGGGTGCTCGGCACGTCCGTCCTGTGGTTCGAGCGGGACTGGGACGGCGACGGACGCCCGCTGCCCCCCGACCGCTGGCGCGCCGACTGCCTGGCGACCGCCACCACCCACGACCTGCCGTCCACCGCCGCCCGCCTCACCGGCGAGCACGTCGAACTCCGCGACCGGCTGGGCCTGTTGACCCGGCCCCTGGAGGAAGAGCGCGCCGAGGCGGCCAATGACACGGCGGAGTGGCTGGCCCTGCTCACCCGCCTCGGACTGCTGGCCGGCACCGGCGGCGGCAGCGACCGCGCCTCGGAGGAGGCCCAGGTCCAGGCCGTCCACCGGTTCCTGGCGAGCACCCCCGCCCGCATGATCGGCGTCTGGCTCCCGGACGGCGTCGGCGACCGCCGCCCGCAGAACCTCCCCGGCACCTGGGACCAGTACCCGAACTGGCGTCTGCCGATCGCGGACGCGGACGGCCGTCCCGTCACCCTGGAACAGCTCGCGGCCTCGCCGCGACTGCGGGCGCTGATCGACGTCCTGCGGGGGTAG
- a CDS encoding cupredoxin domain-containing protein yields the protein MATTLMTFVRRTAGPGLAAGALAGLLVACGGGGGGGGGSSPSAPDQSGKPAAGRVTVKLVDFRMELSTRTLKAGTYTFVVHNDGHHDHAMEIEGSGTEQRTRTLAPGESANLTVSLKNGRFQVYCPVDGHKDLGMKTELTVGGTASTGHGTNTTNGNGY from the coding sequence ATGGCGACGACGCTCATGACATTCGTGCGCAGGACCGCCGGGCCCGGGCTGGCCGCCGGGGCACTGGCGGGCCTCCTCGTGGCGTGCGGGGGCGGAGGCGGAGGCGGGGGTGGCTCGTCACCGTCGGCCCCGGACCAGAGTGGCAAGCCGGCGGCCGGCCGGGTGACCGTGAAGCTGGTCGACTTCAGGATGGAGCTGTCCACGAGGACGTTGAAGGCGGGCACGTACACGTTCGTCGTCCACAACGACGGCCATCACGACCACGCCATGGAGATCGAGGGTTCCGGGACGGAACAGCGGACGCGGACGCTGGCGCCCGGAGAGTCGGCGAACCTCACCGTCTCGCTGAAGAACGGCCGGTTCCAGGTCTACTGCCCCGTCGACGGCCACAAGGACCTCGGCATGAAGACCGAGCTCACCGTGGGCGGCACCGCCTCGACGGGCCACGGCACCAACACGACCAACGGCAATGGCTACTGA